The Pseudanabaena sp. PCC 6802 genomic interval CCGTTAACAACTGACTTCACAGGCCAGCGTCTCGACCGCTTTGACTTCAAACACCATCAGTGGATTCTGGTCGGAGTCGAACCGACATCTTTCTACTTGCAAGGTAGACGCTTTCCCAGTTAAGCTACAGACCCATAACGAGGACGGCAGGACTCGAACCTGCACGAGTCACTTTAGAAGAGTGATGCTCTGTCCGTTGAGCTACATCCCCATCGATCCTGGCAAGAATCATTTTGATTTCTTTTTTGTTACACTGACGTTTGCTGGCAGCATAAACCGCCCTACCATATTCTTGCTCTGCCACTTGATGTGTAATCCACTCTTTGAGAATTCCATCCCTTACTTTTTCCAAAGGAGGGAAGTCTCGAAACGTCACAATATACCAAACCCCATCCAACTTGCGATAGTAGTGATTTGCATCAATTCTCACGATATCGTCTCGCTGTTGGGGTTTTATCATTGGTTTGGGCTTGGGCGATCGCACTGCCAAACAAAGAAGGCCCGTATCGGGATGAATATAAAATTGGCTTCGATCCCACCACTTAGTAAGTTGACAATTTCGGTAGCCCCTACAGGTTTTGCGATAGGGAATGCCCTCGACGATCTTGACATGTCTCTCCACATAGTCCCAAAGATGATCGATAACGTGCTGACCGATGGTAGTGCTGCGATCGAGCCGCTGACAGAGATCCCGATAAACATCATTCCAAGGTTGGCCCACCTTGGACAGCAACAGGCGGCGCAAAGGGCCAAGATGGTCGGAGAGCCACTTAGTCTTATTCCTTACTTTAATCAGATAAGGACGGAACAGTCCGTCATCAGATGCTTCTTGGGAGAGCTTATAGAGCATCTTCTTAGTGCCTTTGATGCTTTTAGATCTGATTCTCATGCCGCCTCGCGGTCGCTCAATAACGATCTCATTTAATCGATGTTCGCTCATAGTTTTACCTGTTTTGATATAAAAGATATAGTCCCGGCAGGATTCGAACCCGCAATCCATTGCTTGTAGGGCAAGTGCTCTCCCGTTGAGCTACAGGACTATGTTTGTTAAGTTCCACGAAAAGTGGAAAGCGAGTGAAGGGATTTGAACCCTTGCGCTGAGACTGGCAGACTCAGATGCTAGCCGCTACATCACACCCGCAAATTTCCAAGCGGATAATGGGAGTCGAACCCATATCAAGAGGTTGGAAGCCTCACATGCTTTCCTTTGCACCATATCCGCATGATGGTTGCTGACCGTCCAGCCTGGTGGAAATCTCAAGGTTTTATGGAACCTGCAACCAATCTCCAGGATTTAATCGAGGTTTATGGGTTAACCTTTTAGACTTGATTAGCTAAAGATTGAGACATGACCCTTGAGTGTTAAGCGTTGAGCTTTAAACTTTAAGGTTCATGGAAGATGGAGCTGGAGTCGAACCAGCAACTTCACGCTTTCATGCATGACGCTCAGCCATTGAGCTATCCATCTCAAACCATAAATTTAGAGATTTTCAGACGGCCAGCAATATTCAAACTTTAATCTGGTACTTCTACCATAGTTCTAGCGTTACTAATAGAAAGAACGCGATCGACAGTAGATTTAAACTCTTCTATGAAGAATTGCCTTCTCTCAGTATCTTCTGCCAGACGGACTGGATCGAGCAATTCGATGCCCTCACGAGCAAGGAAGCTATCAGCCAGATTTTGATATTTCTCAGAAGAAGCGTTTTTTCCCAAGACTTCGATCGCCAGTTTATCAAGACGCTCTTTGACACGCGCTTGAGCTACGTCGTAATCCTTGCGGGCACGAGCATAGGCTGACTGCATGGTTCTGAGAACCCCTTCGTAGTACGCGATGAAACTCTTCATCTCAATTGCTTCGGCGACAGTCATCTCTTGACCTGCCACAGTTACCATCGTTGCAGCGTTTGAGAGAACCAGCGATCGCTTAATTCCCCGCCGTCTGACAATCAGGGCATCTACCTTTTGCAGAGCCGCTCTTGCCTTGGTTTGATGCTCTTCGCGAGTTTTATAACCAGTTGGCACCTTACCCACTTCAACTACAGCGATCAGCGTGTTATTATCCAGCTCGATTGTGGCAGAAGCAATCCGCTTTTCAAGCAAAGTCAGTTCTGCCAATGCATCTGTGACTGTCATAATTGTCATCTCCCCACCTCCTGTTTAGATTTCGGTTTTTTGTTCCGTACGCATTTTTTGTACGTCAAGCGTTGCTTTATGAGTTGGCAACAGAGCTGGTGACAGGAATTGAACCCGTAACCCATCGCTTACAAGGCGATCGCTCTTCCAATTGAGCTACACCAGCATATTTGGTGGCAGGGGCAAGATTCGGACTTGCCGATCTCGACGTTATGAGCGTCGCGAGCCGCCATTGCTCCATCCCTGCAAAGGGTCATACTGGGATCGAACCAGTCTAGTCTCGCTTAAAAGGCGAGCGCATCCATCCACTCTGCCAATGACCCATTTTTATCAATCCGAGTGGTAGGATTTGAACCCACGACCTTCTGCTCCCAAAGCAGTCGCGCTCGCCAAGCTGCGCCACACCCGGACAATACTCCCGACAGGATTTGAACCTGTAAAACCCAGCCTCTCATACTGGTGTGTATACCATTCCACCACGGGAGCAAATACCCCTGACAGGACTCGAACCTGCAAAAACACAAGGTCTAAGCTTGCGACGGTTTCCAATTACGTCACAGGGGTAAAGTCGGGATGGTTGGATTTGAACCAACGACTCCATGCTCCCAAAGCATGGCTTCTGGCCGCTGAATTACATCCCGAAATACTCCTGACAGGATTTGAACCTGCACTAACTGGTATCTGATGCCAGTGCCTCTGCCTTTGGGCTACAGGAGCGTAGTTGGATACTCCTAGTGGGAGTCGAACCCACATCGAACTGGGTTTAAGAACCCATTTAGGAAGTCGCAGTTGCCAGATTTCTTAGCATTTTGCGGATTAAAGCCAAGTAAATAAACGATTCAGACATTTGCTCATAAAATTCATAATCCTTGCTTAGTCTACGACAATTACCTAACCAAGCAAAGGTTCGCTCTACCACCCAACGCTTTGACTCCACTACAAAACCTTTCTGATTGTCTGCCCGTTTGCTAACTTCCCAAAGCCATCCGAAGTTGTCGTTGACCCATTGTGTGATTTCATCACCAGAGAATCCAGCATCAACCAGAATTTTCTCTAATCGTGGTAATGGAGATGTGAGATTCTGTAACAACTGCTTAGCTCCTGCTCTTTCACCGATGTTAGCTGCACACACCAACACCTTTACAACTAAGCCCAAGGTGTCAACCATAGCGAAGCGTTTTCTGCCCTTGATTTGCTTACCGCCATCAAAACCTCGACTGCCCGCACTTTCTGTTGTCTTCACACTCTGGCTATCGATACTCACCAAGCTTGGGGTCGCCTCTTTACTAACCTTTTCCCTAAATTGTTGGCTCAATTTGCGATTAATCTCCTCCAGTAGCCCAGTTCTTTCCCACCTTTGCCAGTAGAAATAGACCGTTGAGTAAGGCGGAAAGTCATGGGGTAGATTCTGCCATGTACAACCATTTTTGAGTATATAGAAAATGGCATTCAGTAACTCTCGCATATTTGTTTTGGGTGGCCTACCCCATTTTGATGGTTTGGGTAGCATGGGTGCGATAATTTCCCATTCTTGGTTGGATAAATCGGTATTATAGGATCGGCGCATCTCTTCAGGTTTATACTAGACTTCATCAGTATTTATACCTGCTTTTGGTGCGCCTTTTACTTCCTAAATGGCTTCTAAGCCAGTCGCCTCTGCCAGTTGGGCTATAGGAGCATAGTTCCAATACTCCTGGTGAGATTTGAACTCACACTTGACTACTTTTGAGATAGTCGCCTCTGCCGTTGGGCTACAGGAGCAAACTCGGAAGGAAGGAATTGAACCTCCAAACATCGCGTTCAAAGCGCGATCGCTTTGCCTATTTGCGTACTTCCGATTAACTGCCGAGGTAGGGTTTGAACCTACACAACTCCACTTTCAGAGAGTGGGGACTTTGCCAATTCGTCTACTCGGCACCAACTGCCTCGGTAGGACTCGAACCTACATCTTTCCGCTTAACAGGCGATCGCTCTGCCATTGAGCTACAAGGCAATAAGCCCCCCAGATCCGATTTGAACGGATGACTTCCTGTTCTTCAGACAGGCACTCTCACCGAACTGAGTTACCGGGGGATAAGGAGAGGGAGGGATTTGAACCCATCGACGGTCTTTTGAACCGTTCCTTCTTAGCAGGAAGGTGCTATAAGCCACTCAGCCACCTCTCCCAAAATGGGGCGGGTTGGATTTGAACCAACGTGGGATTAACCGGATGTTTTACAGACATCTTGCTTCAGCCGCTTGCATACCGACCCATAGTTGATATAGCGGTTTTCAGATCGGAGTTAGGTAGGGGGTTTGGGGGCGTTGCCCCCAAGAAGGGGTTCCACCCCTTCACCCCATTAATAAAACCCGTTCTCAATTGAAAAGCGCTATAGTGCTGACGGGATTTGAACCCGCAATCGATGCTTTGAAAGAGCACCCGCTTCAACCATTTGCGTACAGCACTATGAAAACTTTCTCGCGTTCTTTCATTGCCATATCTCACGTAGGGGCAGGTTTAGCCAGGTACTGTCGGATATTGCCAATAACCTTTATGCAAAACCTGCCCCCTACAGCCATGAAATTTTTACGCTAAAAATATGAAAGAGAAATACGCAGGAACCAGGACTTGAACCCGGAACATCAGTTTTGGAGACTGAGGTGTTGCCAATTACACCATCCCTGCATTTTGGTAGCAGTGGCGGGAGTCAAACCCACAACCTATCATCTTATGAGGATGCTGCTCTATCGTTGAGCTACACTGCCACTATATAGCGGTTTTCAGATTGGAGTTAAGTAGGGGGTTTGGGGGCGTTGCCCCCAAGAAGGGGAGGCAGGGCGGTCTTGGGGGTTCCCCGCTAGAGCCACTGCCGTGTGGAACCCCTTCACCCCATCAATGAAACTTGTTCTCAATTGAAAAGTGCTATATCCAAGGCTGAGGTGAGATTTGAACTCACGCATAGAAGCTTTGCAGGCATCTCCCTTAAACCGCTTGGGTACTCAGCCATTTGGGAGCCTTGACGGGAGTTGCACCCGCTTCTTTCTGACTGAGAATCAGAACGACTTATCTGCTCGTCCACAAGGCTATCAGCGGGGGTAAGGAGATTTGAACTCCCGATCTTCGGCTCGACAGGCCGCTGCTTTAAACCGCTAAGCTATACCCCCATCAGTCAACTTCTGGAAACTTGAGAAATCTCTCATAAATATTTGCAGGAGAAATCTCCTCGCAGTTAGCCCAATTGGTTGAGGTCAGGCACGGGGGCGCTACCCCTAAAGTTACCAATAGGCTTTTTAGCTCTTCGCCTGCACTCGATCGCGTGGCTTTCGCTATTTCGATTTCCACCAGAAGTTGAATTTCTCTTTCTTTATACCAATTTGAACAGTAAACATGACAGATCGAACGGGGTGAAGGGGTTCCACACGGCAGTGGCTCTAGCGGGGAACCCCCAAGACCGCCCTGCCTACCCTTCGTGGGGGCAACGCCCCCACACCCCATCCGTAACCACAACAATTTAAATTGGTATTACTTGATGGCAAACTATTTAGTTTTCATGGTTCGGTTGGAATCCTTTCGTCATCCATGTAATATACTGTAGTATATGTATTACAAATTTGTCAATAGGTTTTGGAAATTTTTTTAGAAGATATTTGGAAGTCCCAAATTCACTATTTGGATTTCCTGTCCCTTGTAGGTGGTAGTGCTTCGTGCCCACCCTCCTGCGCGATTATTACGAGTTCGCATTAGATGGTTGCCACACGTTTATTAAGACACATATCTATCTAAGGGATTTGCGCAAAATAAGATGCCTGCGATGTGTTAGGCGATAGCCGTAATGCATCCTACGGTGGGGCATTATCTAACCGCATCTCCCTAATGTAGTTATGACGTGCTAACACCTGCGTGAGGTTGAGTCAACTGCCATACCCTATGCAGATAGAATTCCACGCGATCGCTCAAAGCAGATGCGAAAATTCCTTCTTCAGCATCGGGAGCGGATGCCACCCATACGCCCTTAACGCTAACTTCCACATACTGAGCATCAACGATTCCCAGCGAAATGGTTTTAGAGCGATCGCTTCTAATCGCTTCATCTAAAAGCGCTAGATCGGGAGTTTGGATTGGCAGTAGAAATGAAGCACAGCCGGGTTCGACGTGAATCGTAGCACCACTGCGCAGTGCCAAAATTACGCGATTGGAGACAAAGGATTCCACAGAGCAGGCAGTCCACTCCAAATGCAATCCGGATTCGATATAGTTGATTTTCAACATAACTCTGTTAGTTGTTTGATATTCCCTTTTAGTCGCAAGAACTCTGTTGGGAGCTTCTAGTGGGTATCTAATTCACTAGAAATTCTCACAGGTTTTCTAAACTCACTTAGGTATCGCTTCGGGATCGACTAACCCTAGCTGTGGCTTCCCTTTTGTTCCCGCCAAAATTGTTCGGCAAAGGCAACTGTAGGATGTACGGGAGCTTTGGGCTTAGTTCGTAAGGTCATCCCTGCCTCGTGAGGCGTGCGATCGCCCTTGGACTGATTGCACCGCTCGCAGGCAGTGACGACGTTCTCCCATGTATGGGAGCCGCCTTTAGAACGGGGCAGCACGTGGTCGAGCGTCAGATGTTTTACACTGCCACAGTACTGGCAGGTGTGGTTGTCGCGCCGCAGTACCTCTTTGCGATTAACGGGTGGAACTCGCCACAGCCGCTCGGTTTTGCCAATCGTGAGACGGATATGCTCCGGTACGAATAGCACCAGGCGCGGTGCGATCACCTGCCAACCCCGATCGCCCATGTAACTTAGGGGTTCAGCACGACCTGCAATCAGAAGCGCAATCGCTCGTTTGATGTTGATTCGACAGATGGGCAGATAGTTTTGCGAAAATACTACTACCGTCTGTCGCAGTACTTCTGGTTCTAAATGTTTTGCCTGTGTCACCGTTTTACTCCACTGATTTAAAGCCTGGGCTTATAGCGTTTTTCAATTGAGAACGGGTTTTATCGATCGGGGTAAAGGGGTGGAACCCCAACCTGGGGGCAACGCCCCCAACCTCCTACTTCGTCCGATCTTGAAAACCGCTATAGAAAATTGAGGTGGGTGAGGAGCAGGGGGCTATGAGGTCATAAAATAACCCCCTACTTTGTCGCAAAGCAGGGGGTAAAAGACTGAGTTTGTCTATTTTTACCTGGATACTATCGATCGCGATCGGCTGTATCCCCTACCTTGCTTGGTCTGCGGATGTTCTCCTAAAGACCAGTTAATCGAGCTGAGCGAGTTAATTAGCGAGCTAATTGCGCTCCTTAATTCTGAAAATTGGCTTCCGTTGGGTTGGAAGTTATGGCAATCTCGCGTGACTGGATTTTGCGCGCCATTTGCGCTATTGGTACCGACAGAGTTGCCTGTGGGTTTATGAATGCCTCTAAATTTATTGCCATCCACGCCATAGCCATTGGATAGGCTGATGCCAGCGAGCATAGCGGCTCGCAAGTCGAGGAGGCTCGGCATACCTATTTGTAATGTGGCTGTTGGGTAATACATGGAAAGCTATTGAAATCTCCAGATAAAATACTACACTTGTAGTATAGATTTGTCTACTATATTTTCGGACATATTTATATAGCTATAGCCAACAGGCTTAGGACGGGGTGCAGGGGTGAAACCCCTGCGTGGGGGCGCAGCCCCCACACCCCCTGTCCTAACAGATCTGTCTATGGCTATAGTTTCTAAATAGTTCCTTATCTCACCCGTCGTAATTTGTTATCGAAAGGAGTAAACATCGTGCAAACACTACATCAAATCTCCACCACCGAAATGGAAGTAACCAGCATTCGCCTGGAACGGGAACTCAAAGAGCGGCTGAAAGAATTGGCGGGGAACCAGGGGTATCAGGCACTGATTCGCGATGTTCTATGGCAGTACATTCATTCCCAAAGTTCATCTGCACCTCGATCGCAAATTGCCCGCCAGGAAATTAGGGCTAGCGTACCAGCGATCGCCCAGCAGGAAGAAAAATGCGTTTTAACGGGCAAGCGAATTCATCCGCAGGAGTCAATGTTATTAGGTTTAACCGCTAAAGGCGGCTGGGTGCCCTTGAGTGTCGAAAGTATGGCAGCTTAGATCTGACCGCCGAAAGCTATAAAACCCATACACAAATACCTCTGACGG includes:
- a CDS encoding HNH endonuclease gives rise to the protein MTQAKHLEPEVLRQTVVVFSQNYLPICRINIKRAIALLIAGRAEPLSYMGDRGWQVIAPRLVLFVPEHIRLTIGKTERLWRVPPVNRKEVLRRDNHTCQYCGSVKHLTLDHVLPRSKGGSHTWENVVTACERCNQSKGDRTPHEAGMTLRTKPKAPVHPTVAFAEQFWREQKGSHS
- a CDS encoding alr0857 family protein translates to MLKINYIESGLHLEWTACSVESFVSNRVILALRSGATIHVEPGCASFLLPIQTPDLALLDEAIRSDRSKTISLGIVDAQYVEVSVKGVWVASAPDAEEGIFASALSDRVEFYLHRVWQLTQPHAGVSTS
- a CDS encoding IS5 family transposase, coding for MRRSYNTDLSNQEWEIIAPMLPKPSKWGRPPKTNMRELLNAIFYILKNGCTWQNLPHDFPPYSTVYFYWQRWERTGLLEEINRKLSQQFREKVSKEATPSLVSIDSQSVKTTESAGSRGFDGGKQIKGRKRFAMVDTLGLVVKVLVCAANIGERAGAKQLLQNLTSPLPRLEKILVDAGFSGDEITQWVNDNFGWLWEVSKRADNQKGFVVESKRWVVERTFAWLGNCRRLSKDYEFYEQMSESFIYLALIRKMLRNLATATS